The DNA window AACACCAGCAAGCTTCCGCTTGCCTTCGACGTATCTGCTGGCCCGGATGGCAAGCAGAATATCGTCACGGCCAGTGCATGGATGCATTGCCACGAATTTCTCTATCGCGCGGCGCAACGTGGGCTTTCTTTGACAGCGTCAGGCGGAACCGATGCGCAGACGATGGCCGGTTTAATTTCGACCAACACCGCCGGGGCCACCGTTCACACCGATGTTTACGAGACATTGCGGTGGGTCGAATATCTGGCCATTTCACCCAACGGAAAATCTCTTGTTACCAAGCGGGTGAACCGCGGCGATGCGGACTTCACAGCGGTGATGTGCTCGCTGGGAAGTATCGGCTTCATCACCGAGGTCGGTTTTGAATTGGTGCCGCAATTGTTTTTCGAAGGCGGCTTTCGCGTTGCCCAACTCGATGATATTTTGGGTGATGTAGCCAAGACCTGTGACACCTATGATTTCTGGCGGATTGAATGGGTGCCGACGATGGATTGGGGCCTGCTTTGGTTCGCCAATCAGATCGAAGGCAAGGGGCAGCCGGTCCAAAGCTGGCCGCCGAATGCCAATGAGAAAAAGCTGGAGGAATTCTTCCAAGAGAATGAAGTGACGGCCGGCGCATTTATGAATGACGCGCTGCAGGGACTTTACTCTGCGATGAAGACGCAATTTCAACCAACCACAATTGATGGGCCAATGCGCAATGTGATCCCGGTTGACCGGTTTGCGCCGCTTCATGTGGCGATGGCCGAGTGGAGCTTTGATCCGGCTGATCTGCCCCAGCTGCGGCAAGTCTGCCAAACCTATTTCGAAGCCAACAAATGGCCCAATCTTGCGACCGAGGTGGAATGTACCAAAACCGACGGCAACTTGATGTCGCCGTGGAATTGGCCGGGGCTACCCTATATTATCAAGTTCAATTTTCAATATTTGACGGACTTCTTGAGCGCAGACCAAAAGTTGGAGATTTTCACGCATCTAAAGGGGCTGTGGGACGCAATCGATGCTGCGGGCATCCCGTTCAAGGCGCATTGGGGCAAGATTAATTTCCTGACGCCTGAACGGGTGAAGCGCGATTACAGGCTGGATGCATTCATGCCGCATGTGCAGCCGTTTTGGACCAATGACTACATCGCCCAGCGTTTGGGCTTAGGGGGGGTATCATGACTACAGAAAATCCAGAAAGACCGATCGGAAAAGCTGTTCCGGCGGATGCGGATGCAATCAGCGAGACCTTGGCCTTGGCTTTCTTTGACGACCCGGTGTTCCAGTGGCTGTTTCCCGATAGCACTGGCCGCAAGCAGCGCATGGACGCGATGTTCAAGCTGATGTTCCATTATGATGTGAAGCACGGTTACATTCGCAAATCACCGGACTGCCATGCAACGTCTTTTTGGCGGTCGCCGGGCACCGCAGAAATTCCGACATTGTCGGTTATCCCGATGTTGATCCCGTTGCTTGCGATTTACCGGTCGAGTTTCGGCAAGATGTTGAATTTGACCAATGCGATAAAACACAATTTGCCAAAGGGACGGCCTTTTTACTACGTGCACTTTGTTGGCGTTCGGCCAGATGACCAGCATCAAGGTTGGGGCACCGCGATGATGAAGGATGGTATCGCAAAAGCTGATGCGGAAGGAGTGGCCGTGTATCTGGAGACTGCACTTGAGAGCAATGTCACATTCTACCAGCATCTCGGCTTTACCGTGACAGGGGAATGGCACATCAAGGATGGGCCCAAGATGTGGTCAATGTTGCGTGAACCTGGATAGTGTCGCTTGACCCATGGGAAAGGCGTTCTTGCGAAAAACGCTGTAAGAAGTTGTAACCGGACCAGCCAATTTGTGGCTTCATTAGGATTCTGATGTAAGGTGCGGTGAGGTCTTTCTGCGCGCTCTTCAGTGTGCTGTGGTGATGCTTGATTGGGGTTCGGGAGTTTGAAAATGCGCGTTTCGTTGATGAAATTGGTCATTTCGGTGATGATTGCTGCGTGCACAGCATTGTTCGCGCTTCCCGCATCTGCGCAAGATGATGCGCCAATAACCTATGTCGTGAAAAAGGGTGACACGCTGAATTCGATTAGCGATCGTTACCTAACGGGTAGCGAGGCGATGGCCAAAGTTGCCTTGCTCAACAAGGTATTTCGCCCTCGCCAAATGCCGATTGGCAAAAAGCTTGAGTTGCCCCGCAACCTACTCCGTTTTGAGCAAGTTCCTTTGCGAGTGGAGCGATTTAGCGGCCCTGTCCAAGTTGGCGGCACTCAAGTCGAGGCCGGAGTTATTTTGCGTGAAGGCGGTGTTGTGAATACAGGTGCGAACGGCTTTGTGTCCTTCAGCAGCGTAAGAGGTTCTGTGGTATCGCTCCCATCGAATTCGCGTGCGCGTCTGAAACGCGCACGGCTTTATGCGCTCGATAATATTCTTGATGTCGATTTTGAAGTGTTGGGTGGCAGGGGCGAAGTTACTGCACCCAAATTAAGGGGGCAGGAGCGCTTCAAATTGCGGACACCTTTGGCCGTAACTGCAGTACGCGGCACTCAATTCCGGGTCGCACATGACGAGGTGCTTGGGCGTAGCGGAACCGAAGTGGTTGAAGGAGAAGTTGCAGTTAGCAGCGGGAAAAATGAGGAACTTGCCAGCGCAGGTTTCGGCATTGCATCCGGCGCGAATGGGTTGAGTGGCGTTGAAGCATTATTGCCAGCATCTGAGATCACCAACCCCGGGGCTATCCAGACTTCTGAATTGGTCGCATTTGCGGTTACGCCGCCTGATGGCGCGGTTGGTTATCGCACCCAAATTGCGCGTGAAGCGGGCTTCTTGGATGTGGTTGCCGAGCAAACCGAAACCTCTGGCGAAGTAAGTTTTAAAGGTCTTGAAGATGGCCGATATTACGTGCGCGTCAGAGCAATCTCGGCCAGCGGCCTCGAAGGGCTTTCAGAAAACTACAGCTTCAGGCGCAAGCGTTTAGGGGTCACCCCTTCAGTTGGCACATCGCCGCTTGCAGATGGCTTCAAGTTTGAATGGCTGACGGCTGGCGTTGGCGAGACTTACTACGCGTTTCAATTATGGGAGAAGGGCAGCGATGCGGCCCCACTTCTCGACGAAGTCGGGGTGAGTAGCAAAGGCTTGATACTGACCAATTTGGAACCGGGAATATATCAATGGCGCGTTGCTGCCATGCAGGCAGAAAGCGACGGTTTGCTGAAAGTTTGGGGACCAACTCAAAGTCTGATTGTTTCGGAATAACACAGCAGCTGTTATCTTAGCTCAAACATGTCATTCAAACGATTGATCCTCGAATGGGCAATTCTGCTCGCTTGTGCTTGCGGATTGGCTGTGCTGGCTCTCTCCGCGCAGGTGACCAACCGGATGGACGGGCGGCTGCTCGATTTTTCGACTTGGCTGGCGAATGGACCGGTCAGCGATGACATCGTCATTGTCGCGATCGATGATTACAGCTTAAACCGGATTGGCGCATGGCCTTGGTCGCGCCAAACGCATGCCCAGCTCGTAAGAGAGCTTGATGAAGCGGGCGCACAGTCAATTCTATTCGATGTGCTATTTTTGGAGCCGACGGAAGCCAAAGCCGATACCGCCTTGGCAAATGCGATCAGGGATTCTGGCAAGGTCATTCTACCGCACACTTTTGCCGCACAGGAAAATTCCGAAAACAACGTTGCGGTCGCCTATCCCTTGGAAATTCTGCGCGCACCTGCGCTGGCGGTTGGGCATGTCTATACTGAACCCGATCAGGATGGGATATTGCGGCGGTTCGACCTCGCTTTGCAATCAGGCGATGATGTTTTTCTGCAATTCGCAATGGCTGCTTTGCAAGCTGGCAGTGCCGATGAAGATGATCCACCTGGCAAAAGCGCAGGCGCAAATGTGCCGAAGCGCAAAGCCATAGTGCCGTTCAATCCGGCGGGAAGTTATGCAGTTATTCCCGCTGCCAACATATTGGATTCCGATATTCCGCGCGGCTTTCTCGAAGGCAAGACTATCATAATCGGGGCAATTGCGCCGGGCTTGAGCGACCGATATTTTGTTCCGTCGGGGCGTGTTGAAATTATGTCTGGTGTGGAAACGCAGGCAAATTTGCTGGCGGCGATCAAGCAAGGCAATCTGATTTACGAAGCAGATAGCAGGTGGCCATTAGCGCTCAGTTTGTTGGCGATCCTCGCGCAGTTCTTGGCATTTTGGCGCTTGAATCCGCGCCGTGGCCTCTACGCAACAGTGGCATTGATCATTGCCATGCTGACGCTTTCGGTCGGCCTCGTGGTCGCCGCAGGCGTCTGGATTCCGGTCGCGACCGCCGCGGTGGTTATGTTGCTTGCCTACCCTTTATGGAGTTGGCGCCGCTTGACCACTGTCAGCGAGTATCTTGACCGAGAGGCAGGCCGATTGCCGCATCAACTGCCAGAGAACACCGAGGCTGGAGGGTTTGATATTATTGCCCAACAAGTGGACCGGATGCGTAAATTGATCAGCAGCGTATCTGATTCTTTCACCTTCTTGCAGCAAGTTATCGAACTGGCACCTGATGCGATTATCGTACTGGACCGCGATGGTGTTGTTCAAATGATGAATCAAAAAGCAGACTTATTGTTCACCGAATGGGATTTGGCGGACAGGCCCGCATTTGGCGAAGTTGTCCTGCTGGCCAATGCCATCATTGACAATGAAAAAGGCGAACTGACTAGCAAGGATGGCGATGTATTCTTGATGGCATCAGCCGATTTCGTCGCGAGTGATTCAGCGAAATCAGGACAGATTGTCGCGCTAAGAGACATCTCGCAGATTCGCCGCCGCGAGACCGAGCGTGCCGAAATGCTCGAATTTCTTTCGCACGATATGCGCACCCCGCAGGTCGCAATCATCGGCTTGACCAAAGGCGCGGCCAGCGATGCAGTGGGCAATGACAGGTTGAGGAGAATTCGCACGCAGGCAGAACGGACGTTGAAGCTGGCCGATGATTTCGTGCAATTGGCGCGGCTTGAGGAGGCTGCACTGTATTTTGAGGATACCGACCTGTCAGCTTTGGCAGAGGAGGCATGTGACCGGGCTTATTCGCTCGCGAAGAAGAAGGGCATCACGGTAACGCAAGAGCTTTCCGAGATGCCGGTTTTTGCATGGGTCGAAGCATCGTTAATTGCCCGTTTGCTCGACAATCTGCTGGGTAACGCGATCAAATATTCACCGGGTAAGTCGGTGGTTATGCTATCTGTTCGTGAAATGGATGACGAGAATGTCGTCTTGGCTGTCAGCGATGAAGGCCCCGGCTTGCCAACGGAGCGTTTGGCAGATCCGTTTGCCCGGTTCGGTGCGCATGAAACCAAAGCCGGCCCAAGCGCCGGTCTGGGACTGACCTTTGTTCAGCGCACTGTGCAGAAGCATCATGGCACCATTGAAGTCGTAAGCCATTCTACCACCGGCACCAAATTCTCGATCGAATTGCCTAAAAATGCGCCGGGCGAGCTCGGTTAGCCTTGGGATTTTGCCATTGCGTCGCTAACAAGCTTGTCCGCCAATTCATTGGCCGCTTCTTCGGTTACGTCGCAACCAATGCTTTCAGCTGAGCCGCGATACGACAATTTGCCATTACTAATACGAAACATGGCCAATGTGGCGCGTAGCCGAACAGGCTTGCATTCATCAAATCTGCGAGCTTTGCGCGGTGCGGAGACCCAGATTGTCTCGTTAGACGCGTTGGTAACAGCATCGGCATCGACCATGCCCAAATCTGCCCGCCTAACCGAAAATGCATAATCGGCGATAATGCCTGCTGTATCTTCGATAGGGACTGCGTGTTCCTGGAACGATTGGCGCAATGCGGCTTCAAACATGGTGTGCTGCGGCCCCTCATCGCCAGAGAAATGCAGCCGAATTGCTGCTTTCTGAACTGGATCTAAAGTCGAGGATACAATCGCTGCTGGGGATGCCACAGCGCACGCTTGAATTGCCGGCAATGCAAGCAACAGGGTTGCCGCCCCATATAATCTGTTCGCCAGTTCGCGACCCGCGGGATAATCCTTGGCCATTCGACATGGTCCTCATTGCGCTAAGACTTTGCCAGTCTCAGTCCTCGTCGAATTCTGAGTATTTGTCCATCCTGTAGCCGAAACCGAACACGGTTTGGATCGCATAGCCATTTTGCGGGCGCAGGCCCAATTTTGAACGCACGCGGGAGACATGCATATCGAGCGTGCGAGTTTCAACGTCGATCGAACCGCCCCAGATTTGCGAGAATATATAGCTACGCGATAGAGGGCGATTGAGATTTTCAAAGAACAGCAGCGCCAAGCTGAATTCTTTGCTGGTCAATTTGACAGGTTCGCCATCATGTTCGATGATTTGTTTGAGCCGGTCGATCTTGAAATCCGCAAATTCCGCAAACCGATCAGGCTTTTCGCGAACTATTTTCCGTCCGGCGGCTTCAATTCGCGCCAAAATGACTTCGCTGCTTTCGGGCTTGATGATGTAGTCGGTCGCGCCAAGTTCCAGACCTTTAACCACGTCGCTTTTCCCGGCCCGGCTCGTAATCAGAATAAAAGCCGGCGGATGTTCAATCGCATCTTTCGCCCATTTCAGCACATCCACACCTGTCGAACCGGGCATGTTCCAATCGGCAACCACTACGTCAAATGTCTCGCGCTTGAGCGCGACGATTAAATCGTTCCCGTTACGATATTTATCGAACTGATGGCCCGTTCCCTCCAATACGGAGGCGAGCTGTTCCAGAATCTCCAGATCATCGTCTGCAATTGCTATGCGCATTGTTTGTCCCCTCGAACGATAGTCATACTTTATTTTTTACAACCATATTTTACATTCTCTTTGCCGTAATGAAGCTGAATCGCCAGCCATCTTTTCCGAATTTTACAAGTGTTTACTGAAAGGGTTTTGGTCTGGTTGCTGGTCAGATTGCGTTGAACAAAATCAATTGCAAATCAGCTGCGCAGAACACCTTGATTGTGTAATGCAGGGTGGGGGAGAAAAAGATGAGGTTTTTGTTATCGATAGGAGTGGCGGCTTGTGCGATGGCCGCTTCGTCCATTCCCGGGCGAGCTCAAGATGATGTTGCCGCTCAGGACCTTGTTGTGCCAGTGCCGAAGACGGGAATCGTCAGAGTGCGCCTGGCTAGTGATATTGGCAATGAAACTGCTGCGATAAGAACCGCTCTGGCACGCCATGACGGATGGGAAATTGCTGAACCAGCGGACTATGAAATCATCCGTGATCCCGAATTCTATCCCGATATTGTACTGGTCCCTATAAAGCGCGAAGGCCGCGGGATCGCCCCGGCGTATGACGAGCGCTTTCACCGTGCGGGCACGATGGAGGTCACTGAAGTTTTGGGATATTTTGCTGATCTGGTTAATCAGCAATATGGGTGGGCTTCGAACGTCCCCGAGCCAATCTATCTGGGGAGTCCTGACGAGCCAGATTTTGACGAAAGATTTGACAGTTTTGCTGGACCGATAGCGTCCAGAGCAAGCCTATTGGATCTTGAAAGCAAGTCCGATAATCAATCAACAACGGTCTGCGTCAGCCTGGAAGCGCCACCCGCCGGATATTGTTCGTTCCCTTCGGCGCGTGGATTGATGGAGGTACCAAGGGGTGCGAATATCACCGTAACGGTCAAACAGAGTTGGGCCTTGGACCGCAATGTTCACACGCTTGCTCTTGCGCCGGATAACAGCGTTAGTCTGCTTTTCTCTAGCGAGGCTCTACAGCCTTCGTTAGCAATTAGCGAAGATTTCAGCTCAGAAGCGATCATCGATAATGGTTCGGCCCCGGTGATCTTCAATCAACTGGGCTTGTACAGAATCATCACCATCGCCAGTGAACATCCGCTTAACCCATTGATTTTCAGTCATGATACTCGGGTCGCAATTCCGCCCAGTCTTTGTCAAAATTCTCTGGAGCGGCTGCTGTGCAAAAGCCTGTTTGGCAACGCAATCGAGCAGTCTGAACAGGCATATCTGGGGGCAACCGATGTTGCGGTGACCGATGTCTATTCTACCGAACCGATCAGACCTACTGCTTATATTATAAACGGATTTCCTGTGAGCCGCCGTGACGGCTTGTGGCAAGTGCAATTGTTCCGTCCGGTCAGAGGCACTCCGATGGGGCGATCAGGCAAGCGCCAAGGCAATGCCCACCGAATGAATTTTGAAAAGGCGCATCATTGCGGTGGTTCGTATATCGGTGATGGCTTCATCGTCACTGCGGCGCATTGTGTAAGAAATGAACCGCTTGGCAATGCCAAACCGGACATGTTTGTGCGGATGGGCACGCTCGATATCGCAAGCGGCGGTGTTACCTTCGGCATTGATTCGATTGTCGTGCATTCCGGGTATCGAAAGACGCCGGATTATGACGATATCGCTTTGGTGCGGATAAACCCGGATCAAATGGGCGCTGTTGAAAGTCTGGTCAGCCAGGGCAAGCTCGCCCCGATCGACTACCGTGCAGCAAGCGTGAGCAGAGGTTCCAAATTACTGGTGACGGGATGGGGCTTCACGGGTCGGACTCGGGACAATGATATTCTCGATATCAATGATAACACCCAGCGTAGCCCGCGTTATCTTGAAGGTGCAGAACTCACTTCTCAAAGCAATTCTCGATGCTCTCAAGTGACCACCTATTCCGGGTACAGCCTCACGAATATTGTCTGCGCCTCTAGTCCGGGCGCATTCAAGGACGCTTGTTACAAGGATAGCGGAGGGCCGCTAACGCGCCGGAGAGGTGATGGACGTGTTCTGGTCGGTATAGTATCGGCAGGAAATGGCTGCGCCATTACGCGCGGTGCGCCGGGGATCTATACGGCAGTCTTGCCCTACCAATCGTGGATCGATCGAGCAAAAGCGGGGACGCGCAGGAACAGCCGCGTATTCGTTCGTTAAATCACCGCCGGAACACTCCGGCGGCAATCTAAACAGGTTCTATAGCGGTCTAGTCGCCAATTCGGTCATCGGGACCGGTGCGTTCGCCTTCATCAACTTCCTCTTCCGAGGTCATTTCTTCTTCCCCGGCAGGCTCGGCAGGCTCGGCAGTTGCGGCATCAGGGGCATCTTCTTCCGCAGGCATTTCTGCCTCGGTCGTTTCTGCTTCCGCTGCTTCCTCTTGTTCGGGGGTGCAGCCAGCCATCATCAGGGCAGCGCCCGCCGCAATTCCCGCCATTCCAAATTTACGCATATCCATTCTCCTCATTGTTGAACGCGTTATTTTGTGAAACCCATTTTTCTGATTACGTTGTTATAGGCCGTTGTATCCCTGATCGGTTCGATTAGGGGGTCCCGGTATAGCTGGACCAGTCCGCTATCGCGCAGCCTCCATGCTTCCGCCAAAGCGGCCAATGCATCTTCTTTTCGGCCCCATTGACTGTATATCTGGGCATATTGATAGTTGCTCTTATCGCCAAATTCCGCCCTGAGTGTATCAAATTTGCGTTGCGCTTCCGCTTCGTCACCGAGCCGGAAATCTGCGATTGCGGTACCAGTAAGGCGCCAGACGGACCGGCTTTCTCGTTCGAATGATGCCTTGGCTTCTGCCACTTTTCCCTGGGCCAGCTTCACCAGTCCGACCGAATAATGATAGCTTGAAAGCCCTTCCTGAATATCTTTTGCCTTCTCAAAGGCGATCAGTGCGTCATCATGCCGTGCTCCATTATAGGCGATGTCGCCAATGGTTCGAAACGTGCGCGCATTGAGGGGGTCGAGCGATGCAGACAAATTGATCGCTTTGTTCGCACCGCCGTAATCCCCGATGCGGGACCGGAAGATAGCATATCGGCTCAAGATATCGGCATCACCTGATCCCAATTCATAAGATGTTTGATAGGGGCCTCGTGCCTTCCCCATGTCCAATTCACCCACTGCCAGCGCATATCCCAGCACCATATGACCATCGGGGAATTTGGGTGCAATCTCAACTGCTTTACGCCCTGCCAAGATGGCTTGATCGTAAAGCAAATCCCGCTGTTTTGGGGGCGCATAAAGATTGCCGATGATCCCCAATGCGCGGCTGCGTCCTGCATGTGCGGCAGCATAATTTGCATCAATGGCAATCGCTTCGTCAAACTTGGCAAGCGCTTGCCGATCGCTGTTTTCGTCTATTCCAGCATCGTATAATTCGCGTCCCTGCAGGAATGCTTCATAGGCAGCGATGTTTTCGGTGCCGCCGACTTCCGTGCCCGAGGACGCGCCATCCATTTGCGTAGTCAGTGCTTGGGTTACTGCTGCTGCAATTGCGCGCTGGATCTCGAAAATATCATCGAGAGCGCCGTCATAAGCAAGCGGCTCGATGCTAAATCCGGTGGCTCCATCTATCAATTCCGCCACGACGCGCACTTGATTGCCTGCACGCCTGACGGTCCCTTCGAGCAAATAGGCAACACCCAATTTTCTGCTTATGTCTTTGGCACCGCCGCCGTCCTTGTCTGCTGCGTCTGATGATGTCTGGGCGGATACTTTAAGCAACGGGTTTTGCGCCAATCGGCTCCGGACCTCCGCTGACAGACCTTGCGCGAAGTAGGTTTGTTCAGTGCCATCGCCTAATGAGGTGAATGGTAGGACCGCGATGCTGTTCTCATTTGGCTGGCTGCCGATGCCGCCATTCATCCAATATGCAAGTCCCGCTGCGCCAAGGATTGCGGTTCCGCCACCAATTATTGCGTTCCGACGGGTAAGCGCCTTTTCCGGGCGATGTTCCATTCTAGGCGGGCGCTGTGAAAGCGCCGGACTGCCCCCTTGTACAGTGATGATCGAATTAACCAGCCGGTCAAATTGAGGATCACCGGCCTTGGGCGATTTCTGCGATAGGTCGATGCATTGGAATTGGCCAAATCCGAGTGGTGGGTCTGTCTTGTCGATGGTAACCGGAACCAACCTGCCGCGGTCACGGCCATGCGTTGCTTCATCACGCACCCAGTGCGATTGAATCGAGGTTTTGGACCATATCACGACGACTGCACTGGCTGTTTCAAGCGCTTCTTCGGTTACCAATCCGTACTTGGCGCCGCCTTCAATCAGGCCATCCCACCAAACTTCAATTCCGGAATCTTGCAGGGCTTTTATAATCGGCAGCGCAGCAGGTTGATCTTCGCGTGAATAACTTAGGAAAATATGATTGGCAGATGCCGGATGGTCGCTATTTTGCATTACAAGCGCTACCTCCCGCCATCGGTAAGAATTTCAAAGGAGCGACCCTTCGTTAGAGTTAACACCGTCACTTGCCGATTGAAACCCGGTTAATTGATTTCCTCCTAGCTTATTCGTCACCGTCTATTCTCCAAAGCCTCTCCATCATCAGATAGGTGAAGGATGCGCTCCACGCGATGAGAACCAGGCCGTTAAGCGCCTCAAATCCGGCAACAAGCCGGATTGACCCGAGCGGCACGATATCGCCAATTCCCAGTGTGGTGTAGCTTGCAATCGAGAAGTAGAAATGGTCCGCCAATGTCGCGTGAGAAGAGTGGACGGCACCTTGCAATCCACCGATTCCGGCCATGTCGATTGCAAGAAATGCCAAAGCATAGAGCAAGACTTCGAGCAGATGGGCGACGAACAGGCTGAAGGTGACAGTCAGCAGCGGCCATTTTAGTCTGCTTCCCTCATTCCTGATTTCTCGCGCCAAAAATTTGAGGATCGCGAAATGCATCACGAATGTCAGCGCGACCAAAGTCATCGCAATTAGAAAAGTGACTAGCAGCATATTGGTTCGCCCCCGCTGTATCGATACGCCCGTAGAGTCTTTTTCCCGATGTAGCGTCATTTGTCACCTGACATCTGATTGCTCCACCAGCTATCCATGCTACAGTTTGGCAATGATGGGGCAGGGTGCATCGCGGGGGAATGGAATGATGAAGAGCCGCGAATTGCATGTGGGGATCACTGGCCACCGCGAAGGTAACCGTGCCTTTGACGCCAATAAGGTTGAAGTGAAGAGCGTACTGACCAAGGTGCTCGAAGCCTTGGCCGATCAAATTGGCGAAACGCAGCATGTGGTCCGACTTGTGACATGCTTGGCCCACGGCGCGGACATGTTGGCGGCAGCCATCGCCAAGGACCGCGGCTGGCAGGTCGATGCACCGCTTCCTTTCGGCCGCGCCCTTAACCAAGTGATCAACACCGCCGAATTGAGCGCAGACGAATTTCGAGATGCTTTGAAAGGCATCTCGCCCCGATCCGGGGCTGCCAAGCGCAATTGGCAAATGCTCGCCGAATTGACCGACTATGCAAATTGTTTTGAACTTGCCGAGCAAGATGATCTTGTCCGGGAGGCATTGGCAAACGAGGCATCGCCAATCTCTAACGCTGTTAGCAGCAAGGAGGCATCGCACCTCTTGTCCGATAGGTCCATCGCCGCAAGCATGGTAATGATCGAGCAATCCGATGTCTTGGTCGCGATTTGGGATGGCTCATCTCACAATGCGCCGGGCGGAACGCGCGACACGATAAGCAAGGCTCTGCACCTTGATTTGCCGGTGATTTGGATCAATCCCGCCGACAAGTGTTCTGTGCGCTTGCTGGCCGATGCGGCCGATTTGGTGGCCCAGAAATTCGGCCAGGACCAGAGTGAATTGGACCAGATAATTCGAACGGTCAAAACGGCAGCCCAGCTCAGGTGGCAGGCACAGGATCAGGCTGACAGCCAATTCGGGGCCGACCAATGGCGTGCCAGATCGACGCGCAAGTTCCACACCTATCGCCGGATAGAGGCGATGTTCGGCGCAAGCGGCAAGCCATTCGGGTCAATTGTCCAGAAATACGAACATCCTGACAACATAGCTGAAGGAAGCGGAAAGGCACTGTTGGATGATTTGAACGGCCTGCCTGGTATTGACCCCTCGCTTGCCGGCAAAATCGGTGAAAAAATACTGCCGCGG is part of the Pontixanthobacter gangjinensis genome and encodes:
- a CDS encoding serine protease encodes the protein MAASSIPGRAQDDVAAQDLVVPVPKTGIVRVRLASDIGNETAAIRTALARHDGWEIAEPADYEIIRDPEFYPDIVLVPIKREGRGIAPAYDERFHRAGTMEVTEVLGYFADLVNQQYGWASNVPEPIYLGSPDEPDFDERFDSFAGPIASRASLLDLESKSDNQSTTVCVSLEAPPAGYCSFPSARGLMEVPRGANITVTVKQSWALDRNVHTLALAPDNSVSLLFSSEALQPSLAISEDFSSEAIIDNGSAPVIFNQLGLYRIITIASEHPLNPLIFSHDTRVAIPPSLCQNSLERLLCKSLFGNAIEQSEQAYLGATDVAVTDVYSTEPIRPTAYIINGFPVSRRDGLWQVQLFRPVRGTPMGRSGKRQGNAHRMNFEKAHHCGGSYIGDGFIVTAAHCVRNEPLGNAKPDMFVRMGTLDIASGGVTFGIDSIVVHSGYRKTPDYDDIALVRINPDQMGAVESLVSQGKLAPIDYRAASVSRGSKLLVTGWGFTGRTRDNDILDINDNTQRSPRYLEGAELTSQSNSRCSQVTTYSGYSLTNIVCASSPGAFKDACYKDSGGPLTRRRGDGRVLVGIVSAGNGCAITRGAPGIYTAVLPYQSWIDRAKAGTRRNSRVFVR
- a CDS encoding GNAT family N-acetyltransferase, yielding MTTENPERPIGKAVPADADAISETLALAFFDDPVFQWLFPDSTGRKQRMDAMFKLMFHYDVKHGYIRKSPDCHATSFWRSPGTAEIPTLSVIPMLIPLLAIYRSSFGKMLNLTNAIKHNLPKGRPFYYVHFVGVRPDDQHQGWGTAMMKDGIAKADAEGVAVYLETALESNVTFYQHLGFTVTGEWHIKDGPKMWSMLREPG
- a CDS encoding FecR domain-containing protein, yielding MRVSLMKLVISVMIAACTALFALPASAQDDAPITYVVKKGDTLNSISDRYLTGSEAMAKVALLNKVFRPRQMPIGKKLELPRNLLRFEQVPLRVERFSGPVQVGGTQVEAGVILREGGVVNTGANGFVSFSSVRGSVVSLPSNSRARLKRARLYALDNILDVDFEVLGGRGEVTAPKLRGQERFKLRTPLAVTAVRGTQFRVAHDEVLGRSGTEVVEGEVAVSSGKNEELASAGFGIASGANGLSGVEALLPASEITNPGAIQTSELVAFAVTPPDGAVGYRTQIAREAGFLDVVAEQTETSGEVSFKGLEDGRYYVRVRAISASGLEGLSENYSFRRKRLGVTPSVGTSPLADGFKFEWLTAGVGETYYAFQLWEKGSDAAPLLDEVGVSSKGLILTNLEPGIYQWRVAAMQAESDGLLKVWGPTQSLIVSE
- a CDS encoding response regulator transcription factor codes for the protein MRIAIADDDLEILEQLASVLEGTGHQFDKYRNGNDLIVALKRETFDVVVADWNMPGSTGVDVLKWAKDAIEHPPAFILITSRAGKSDVVKGLELGATDYIIKPESSEVILARIEAAGRKIVREKPDRFAEFADFKIDRLKQIIEHDGEPVKLTSKEFSLALLFFENLNRPLSRSYIFSQIWGGSIDVETRTLDMHVSRVRSKLGLRPQNGYAIQTVFGFGYRMDKYSEFDED
- a CDS encoding CHASE2 domain-containing protein translates to MSFKRLILEWAILLACACGLAVLALSAQVTNRMDGRLLDFSTWLANGPVSDDIVIVAIDDYSLNRIGAWPWSRQTHAQLVRELDEAGAQSILFDVLFLEPTEAKADTALANAIRDSGKVILPHTFAAQENSENNVAVAYPLEILRAPALAVGHVYTEPDQDGILRRFDLALQSGDDVFLQFAMAALQAGSADEDDPPGKSAGANVPKRKAIVPFNPAGSYAVIPAANILDSDIPRGFLEGKTIIIGAIAPGLSDRYFVPSGRVEIMSGVETQANLLAAIKQGNLIYEADSRWPLALSLLAILAQFLAFWRLNPRRGLYATVALIIAMLTLSVGLVVAAGVWIPVATAAVVMLLAYPLWSWRRLTTVSEYLDREAGRLPHQLPENTEAGGFDIIAQQVDRMRKLISSVSDSFTFLQQVIELAPDAIIVLDRDGVVQMMNQKADLLFTEWDLADRPAFGEVVLLANAIIDNEKGELTSKDGDVFLMASADFVASDSAKSGQIVALRDISQIRRRETERAEMLEFLSHDMRTPQVAIIGLTKGAASDAVGNDRLRRIRTQAERTLKLADDFVQLARLEEAALYFEDTDLSALAEEACDRAYSLAKKKGITVTQELSEMPVFAWVEASLIARLLDNLLGNAIKYSPGKSVVMLSVREMDDENVVLAVSDEGPGLPTERLADPFARFGAHETKAGPSAGLGLTFVQRTVQKHHGTIEVVSHSTTGTKFSIELPKNAPGELG
- a CDS encoding FAD-binding protein, producing the protein MSDDNNPIEILPVGYYSNIPPEIHDWGEVISFSPDTYFTPTSLEELTDYLTLLLNKGTGGRTLRFLGGQHSCSEIFEGDIVINTSKLPLAFDVSAGPDGKQNIVTASAWMHCHEFLYRAAQRGLSLTASGGTDAQTMAGLISTNTAGATVHTDVYETLRWVEYLAISPNGKSLVTKRVNRGDADFTAVMCSLGSIGFITEVGFELVPQLFFEGGFRVAQLDDILGDVAKTCDTYDFWRIEWVPTMDWGLLWFANQIEGKGQPVQSWPPNANEKKLEEFFQENEVTAGAFMNDALQGLYSAMKTQFQPTTIDGPMRNVIPVDRFAPLHVAMAEWSFDPADLPQLRQVCQTYFEANKWPNLATEVECTKTDGNLMSPWNWPGLPYIIKFNFQYLTDFLSADQKLEIFTHLKGLWDAIDAAGIPFKAHWGKINFLTPERVKRDYRLDAFMPHVQPFWTNDYIAQRLGLGGVS